From the genome of Segatella hominis, one region includes:
- a CDS encoding DUF4294 domain-containing protein, with product MLGTTLRMAAQDDETHPENRDVDMDSPTFEPMVKVGKVLQGKDSIQYVEVNNVYVYPEPVFKNAKQRMAYNRLVYNVKKVLPIAKEVRKIIIETGEYLETLPNKRAKDAHMKLVEKGIKEEYTPRMKKLTYAQGKLCIKLVYRECNSSSYQLIQAFLGPVRAGFYQAFAWAFGASLTKKYDPNGVDRLTERVVRQVESGQI from the coding sequence ATGTTAGGTACAACTCTGAGAATGGCTGCACAGGATGATGAGACCCATCCGGAAAACAGGGATGTAGATATGGACAGCCCTACCTTCGAGCCGATGGTGAAAGTCGGCAAGGTATTGCAGGGAAAGGACAGCATACAATATGTGGAGGTCAACAATGTCTATGTATATCCCGAACCGGTATTCAAGAATGCCAAGCAGCGCATGGCTTACAACAGACTGGTATATAATGTAAAAAAGGTGCTGCCTATTGCTAAAGAGGTAAGAAAGATTATCATCGAAACCGGTGAATATCTGGAGACTCTGCCTAACAAGAGAGCAAAGGATGCACATATGAAACTGGTAGAGAAAGGTATCAAGGAGGAATACACGCCAAGAATGAAAAAACTGACATACGCACAGGGTAAACTCTGCATCAAGTTAGTTTACCGCGAATGCAATTCTTCCTCTTACCAACTGATACAGGCTTTCCTGGGTCCAGTGAGAGCTGGCTTCTATCAGGCCTTCGCTTGGGCTTTCGGTGCGAGCCTTACCAAGAAGTATGATCCGAACGGAGTAGATAGATTAACAGAGAGAGTGGTAAGACAAGTTGAGTCTGGGCAGATATAA